A stretch of DNA from Campylobacter concisus ATCC 51562:
CGCTAAGTGGGATTTGATTGTGAGAAAAAAATGGAAAAAATACAATAAGCCCGCTAAGACGTGCAAAAAGGAGCATGAAAGTTATGACTTTATCTGCTCCAAAAAACTCGACTAGCTCCATTATTTTATATTAACGCCTCGTCCATCTCAGCTGGAATTTCAAGCCCCATGATCTTTAAAACACTAGGCGCGATGTTGTTTAGACCGCCATTTTTTACTTTTTTTACGCCATCAGCCATCACAAAACAAAAGACATCATAGGTCGTGTGATTTGTCAGTAGCTCACCGCTGCTATCACGCATCTCTTCGCAGTTTCCGTGATCGCTCGTGATGATCATCGCATAGTTTTTCTCTTTTGCTTTAGCGTAAATTTCTCCAAGAGCCGTATCTACTGCCTCTACTGCCTTTATAGCGGCCTCGTAATTTCCAGTGTGCCCTACCATATCGCCATTTGCGAAATTTACCACGATGAAGTCTTGTTCATCATCCATACCCTTTAGCACGGCTTTGCAAACCTCTGCAGCGCTCATCTCTGGCTTCTCGTCGTAGGTTTTTACTTTTGGGCTAGGGATAAGCACCCTTGTTTCGTTGCTGGCTAACTCCTCGATGCCACCGTTAAAGAAAAATGTTACGTGGGCGTATTTTTCAGTCTCAGCCGTGTGAAGCTGCCTTAGTCCAGCCGCTGCTATGACCTCGCTTAGAGTGTTTTTTATCTTTTCATTTTTAAATAGCACTTCAAAATTAAAATTTGCGTCGTATTCGGTCATGGTGATTAGATTTTTGATAGCAAAAGGTCGCTCAAACTCGCTAAATTTCTCTTCGCCCAGAGCCTGGCAAATTTCTCTTGCTCTATCATTTCTAAAATTTATTACGATCACGCCGTCATCTTCGCCTATGCCTTTAAAGCCATTAAAGCTTACTGGCTTTACAAACTCGTCAGTCACGCCCTCATCGTAGCTTTTTTGCAGATACTCACTTGGCGTTAAACTACTTAAATTTGCTCCATTTACCAAGCTATCATAGGCCTCTTTTACGCGCTCCCAGCGTTTATCTCTATCCATCGCGTAAAATCTTCCACAAACGGTAGCTACCTTAAATTTAGCCTCTAAGCTTTTTATGAAATTTATGCCGCTATTTGGGCTAACGTCGCGTCCGTCAGTTATAGCGTGGGCAAAAACCTCGCAGCCATTTTTGCTAGCAAGCTCACACATACCATTAAAATGCTCCATATGAGAGTGCACGCCACCATCGCTATAAAGCCCTATGACGTGAATTTTTTTGCACTTTTTAAAAAGAGCTTTTAAGGCTTCATTTTCTGCTATAGAGCCATCAGCGAAGCTGCGTGAAATTTTGACCAAATTTTGATACAAAACTCGTCCGCTTCCTATGCACATATGCCCTACTTCGCTGTTTCCCATCTGCCCTTCAGGTAGTCCCACAGCGTTTCCAGAGGTTTTTATGAGCGAG
This window harbors:
- the gpmI gene encoding 2,3-bisphosphoglycerate-independent phosphoglycerate mutase, coding for MSQKTILIITDGIGFNKSGKFNAFEAAKKPNYEKFFKEIPNSLIKTSGNAVGLPEGQMGNSEVGHMCIGSGRVLYQNLVKISRSFADGSIAENEALKALFKKCKKIHVIGLYSDGGVHSHMEHFNGMCELASKNGCEVFAHAITDGRDVSPNSGINFIKSLEAKFKVATVCGRFYAMDRDKRWERVKEAYDSLVNGANLSSLTPSEYLQKSYDEGVTDEFVKPVSFNGFKGIGEDDGVIVINFRNDRAREICQALGEEKFSEFERPFAIKNLITMTEYDANFNFEVLFKNEKIKNTLSEVIAAAGLRQLHTAETEKYAHVTFFFNGGIEELASNETRVLIPSPKVKTYDEKPEMSAAEVCKAVLKGMDDEQDFIVVNFANGDMVGHTGNYEAAIKAVEAVDTALGEIYAKAKEKNYAMIITSDHGNCEEMRDSSGELLTNHTTYDVFCFVMADGVKKVKNGGLNNIAPSVLKIMGLEIPAEMDEALI